GCGCATTTGCACCATAATAGTCGCATAATGGTGGAAATGGGTTCAGCAAAATGTTGCCGAATGGATTAGAATATATTCTACTTATGTTCATCGGATCTTCAATGAGCTTTGTCAATCCATACGGATAATCTGGAACGCCAGGATGACCTTCTATTCCTAACGAAAGATCTGGCGCAATAATTCCATAGGAAATGTTGAATATGGTTGCAGTGCCATCATAAGTGTTGAGTGTTTTTTCATATTTGTATGGGAGGACATATTGCCCGTACTCATACTTTCTTGGCCCTAAAAATGGTTTTGTGTCATTTGCCTGATAGTCCCAGATAACTCCTCCTTGCATTCCTAACAACGCAATGCCTTGCTTTGTTGTTTGATCAAGACAGCCTTGCATGTAGCTGGTGTACTTTCCCTGCGCGGTGAATAAATCCGTTACTTCTTGTTTCTCTTCTGTGAACTCTTTACTCTTGATTGTTGTGGTGAGATAAAAAAGAAGACCAATGACTGTAAAAATAACAATGCCGAGAATAATGAAGATAGTGACTTGTGCATTTTTTTTCATTATTTCACCAGCAACTCTTTCACGATTGTGAGGAACTCTTTTGCTCTCTTTATTGATGATTGTGCTTTTGCTTCTTCTGCGCTTTTTCCCATTTCGTACGTGAATATTCTTCTCTTTTCTAACTCTAACCTTACATTTTCAATTTGTTGCTTTGCCTCTGCTTCTGCAACTTGAAGTATTTCAAATGATTCTTTTTCTGCTTCTTTATATTGTTCAAGATAATATTTCTTCAGCTTTTGATCATTATCTAAAAAATAATACACAAGCGCGTGATACGTAAGCGCGTGTATTCCCTTCTCTTCTTTAATTCGCCAGTTATATTTTGCAAGAAGCGCTGTTGCAGCATAAAACATCGCATAATACGCAGTGTTTATTACCCAAACATACCCATTATACATTTCATGAAGCGAGAATTCTTTCTTTTTTTGTTCATTGCATGAGAGAGTATCAAGAACTAGTGCTGTTTCTAATGCATTTTCTGCCTTCTGCATGAAAAAAGAAACAAATTTTTTATCTGCTGAGACAATTTTCTCTGTTTCTATCAGTTCTTTTATTACTCTTCTCGATTCTAAAATCTCTTTTCCGGTGATCATTTTCCTAGCAGATAATGAAACTGCTCTGCACCTCGCAAGATTATATGATTTGGAATTACTTCTTTTATTATGTTTATGGTTTGTTCTTTTTTCCCATCGATGAACTCCTTTTCTGTTAGAACATTTACATCTATTTTATAATGGAGGATTTTGAGAATGGAATGCATTTCTTGTTCATATTGCTCTCTCTTTTTCCCTTCTGGAATAATACACAGAATATCTACATCACTCTCTGTTTTTTGTTTCTCTCTCGCATAGCTTCCAAATACTATTATTGTATCATAAACAGTATTTGTTTTTTTATCAATCTCTTGTTTGATGATGTTTATAGCGACATTTTTTTCAAGAACCTTCTTTGTTCTTTCGGCTTCAGCATACGTGCAGAGAGGAATATTCCCCGCAGAAATAAATGAACAGAGACGAATATTTCCCACGTTTTTTATTTCCAAAAAATTTTCTTTTTCAAGAGCAAGAACCGCATTATATATCAACCGATAATTAATGCCGGTGTTTTTTGCTATTTCCCTGATATTATACGCTTTTGTTGGATCAGCGACAAAAAATTTAATTATTTCGCTTGCCGCATTAGTTATTACCATAAGTAATAATGTTATTACTTTAAGTAATACTTAAATGTTTCGGCTTTTGCCAGTATTTCTGTACCTCCATCATGGGAAATACTCGCTCATGTCCCTTCGATCTTGTTTTTATTGATATTATAATGAGATATAACCTCATAAAACCCCATTGCTGCTGCAATCGGTCCCCCTGATATTTTTTTCTTTGCTGGTGCGCGTGTTTGTTATTGCTGAGCAACTATTTTTCTTGGTGTTGTTTGAATCGCCTGATAGTCCTTGAGAGTCCCTATTCTTTTATTATTTATTTTTATATCATGCAAGTTATCAAAAGATTGCAAGAAAATTAAAAAACAATTATTCTTCTGCTCTGAATCCTGCGGTGAGACTTCTCCAGTACGCTGATCCTTCTGGAGATCGTTCGAGAACAATTCCGTTGGTGCTGTCGCAGAACATTGTCGCAGTATCTTCATACGGCGCATAGACTTGCTCGCAATCGAGTGTTGGACCATCGTATAGTACTGCCATATAATATCTGTTGTCTCCATCTCCATTGTATTTTATATCTTCGACCCCAATAATTGTTGCGCTATTTTCTGTGCTGTAATAGAATCTATTGTAGTCTGCAATTGTTTCCATACCCACTGTTTCTTCTTCTGTACCAATAAACTCTTCATTCAACTCGATAGAACCATCTTGTGTGGTGAGTTCATTATCAGTGATATATGCGATTACTGTATCTTTTTTCTCATCAAGAATTCCCTGCCAAGAATCTACATCGGGATACGCTGGACTTGCGCTTAATCCGTCTCTGCTGTAAATAGTCGCATTCAAAACAGAATTGTACCAAACAGTTGTGGAGCCATCGCAACTAAAGAATTCTCCAAAGCGCTCTGTTTGTGTTTCTGCAAGCGCATCATCGCAATTATCCACTTCTTCTTCTACTGCCGCATCAATAAAACCATTGGAGTCAAACAACGTTTCTTCAAGATCCGCTCCCATTGGATAGGACATATCTTGACTGTTGAGCGTTATTCCCACAGTAACTTCATCGTCTTGTTTCAAAATACAAACGCTGTTGATTTCTTCTGCAATTGGTTCAAGATCGACATAATTATTTACTGCGCTATCATACTTATCACAGAACAATGTATATTCTGTTCCATCTGCCATTTCTAATAACTGGAACGCAAGGAACTTTGTTCGCGATGTCCATTGTGATGTGTCTCCTTCTTCATCATAATCTTCAGTTCCATCATCATCTCCATCTATCGCTTCACAGAAATGATCATTGCTGTAAAAGTCCTGCGCCATGGTACAGCCAGAAACCACATACTCTTCATTATCTGTGCAGTAGGTTTCATCATCTTCGCTTGTGCTACAGACACACGCATAATTATTGAAACAATAATCCACTGCTGCTGCGTCGGTGTTCGCATACCAATCATATTTTGTTTCTTTTGGACCACTCCATGATCCTTGAGAACAAATTGCGACGACTTCTGGTGTCTCTTCAACAGCATCATCATCATAACTATATTCTGAATATTCATCGACACACGCTGTGCCATCCCAACAACGATTTGCCGCGCAACAACCGTATGGCTGTAATCCTTCATCTTCTGCCCACGGCGTTACTGGAGGATTTGAGGTGAATGTGTCTCCTGATTTGTAGCCTAAAACGTTTTCGACATAGTCTCCTTCATCACCTATGTTAAGAGAGTACCATTCCCATTCTTCGCTCTCTGGCGTACCATCTTCATCCGAATCAGTGTAGTTATAATTACAGAGATAACTTCCTTGCACTGTGCACGATGCGATGTTTGTGGTATCTGTGATTAATGAAGTGGATGTTTCTCCATTTTGTACTTTATACCAGTCTTCTCCTGCATCATTAATATATTCCATATTACAACCATACCATGTTCCTTCTGCATTGAGAAGTTCTACTGTTGTGCCATTGTCTTTTGTGTAGCGTGCAGGAGTTCCAGCACCTTCTCCATCATAAATTTCTCCTTGCAAGCATGCATATTGATATACTACATCTCCTGTATCATACGTGATAGGTGTTGCTTCTGAGAAAGATTCATCATAATATCCCACTGTTCCAAAATCGCCGCCATAATCATACTTGTTTCCGCAGCAATGGCCTCCTGTCCACTTTCCCCCAAGATATTTTTCACAGATGGTTGTTGCTCGGTTCTCTTCTTTGTATAGTTCGGTGACTTCTTCTCCCATTATTGTTATGGCAAGATCACCCACATCATTTACATCAGCCCATGCAAATGCAGGGATTGTACTTGTTTCTTCCAAATCAGTCTCAACATAACAAACTTGCGGGTTTGAAGTAGTACCATCGAGAGAACTCCATTTTCCTAAATCTGTGGGTTGTTCATCTGATTGCGGATCTATTACTGTTGCAATCTGATATGCACACGTTGAAAGAAGGTTTCCTTCATCATCATAACAAGTATCTTCATTTGCTGCGGACCATGCAGCTGCATCTTCTACATCATCATCATACGCATCAAATTCTGTTCCTGGGCAAGTATAATACAACCCCATATTCACTGGTTCTAATGCGTCTCCAGTAGTTTCATCTTTTGTTCCATAAAGACAATAATTAACTGAAAGTGCAATTAACCCTTCTACATCATCTTCTGCTAAACTCTCTTTTTGTTCATCAAGATACTCTAAATCATACGAATTTCCCCTCTCGTCTTCTGTCAACGGTCGATTCATAACCCAAACATAGTCATCCCCACAACACTGTTGGTTTCCATATGTTTCATCCTCAGACCATGTCCCCCCTATATTTGCACAGTCCACTGGATCTTCATCCCAAACTACATCAGTCCCATAGTCTGCGAATGTACCATCCCATGAGGGAATAGAAAACATATCTTCTGTAGAGAATATTGACCCTGAATAAAACTGTTCTTTATTCTGATCCATTCCCACAGGAACACCAGCAATATCATATTTAACAAAATATCCCCCATACGCCCTACAACCCATGT
This genomic stretch from Candidatus Woesearchaeota archaeon harbors:
- a CDS encoding nucleotidyltransferase domain-containing protein; translated protein: MVITNAASEIIKFFVADPTKAYNIREIAKNTGINYRLIYNAVLALEKENFLEIKNVGNIRLCSFISAGNIPLCTYAEAERTKKVLEKNVAINIIKQEIDKKTNTVYDTIIVFGSYAREKQKTESDVDILCIIPEGKKREQYEQEMHSILKILHYKIDVNVLTEKEFIDGKKEQTINIIKEVIPNHIILRGAEQFHYLLGK